A region of the Mesoterricola sediminis genome:
GGTCCGCATCCAGAAGCTCGTGGACCGCGCCCTGGCCGTGCCCGGCCCCGGGCAGGTGACGCTCATCAAGGTGAAGGTCCACATCGCGGCCCTCACCCGGGACCTGGTCGCCCACTTCCAGATGGAGGAGCGCAACCTCTTCCCCGCCATCCGCGCCATCGAGCACGGCGCCGAGCCGCCCCTCTCCCTGAGCACCCCCACGGAACAGGCCCGCACCATCACCGCCGAGCACGAGGTGGCCGAGGAGCTCTTCCACACCATCCGCATGCTCACCGGGGACTACGCCATCCCCGCGGAGGCCGGCCGGGACTACCGCCTCATCTGCCTCGCCCTCCGGAACCTGGAGGAGGACCTGCACCTCCACCTGTTCCTGGAGAACCACATCCTCTTCCCCCGCTCCCTGCCCCGGTAGCAAAAAGCCGGTTTTCGGGCAAGAATGGCACAGGAGCGACCCGTGCGAGGATGGAAGAGCAGCTGGCCCTGGCGGGTCGTGGTGACGGCGTGGGGCCTGGTCACGCTCCCCCTCGCCGCGGTGGCGATCATCCTGGGCGCGGCCTTCCTGGGGCCCAAGCGCAGCTTCTGGACCTTCGCGCCCCTGTGGAGCCGCTCGGTCTTCGGGTTCTTCGGCATGCACAACGTGGTGCTGGGCTGGGAGGCCCTTCCCGAAGAGATCCGGGAGCAGCGCCAGCCCGTGGTCTTCATGGCCAACCACGAGAGCATCCTGGACCCCCCCGTCCTCATGGGCGCCCTGCCCATCCCGGCCGTCTACATCTCCAAGAAGGAACTCAAGTGGATGGTGCCCGTGGGCTGGGCGGCGGCCATGGGCGGCACCATCTTCATCGACCGCAGCAACCGGGAGAAGGCCGTGGCCAGCATCGCCGAGGCCGCGCGCCAGATCCGGGGCGGCAAGAGCGTCGTCATCTTCCCGGAGGGCACCCGCACCCGCACCGGGGACCTGCTGCCCTTCAAGAAGGGCGGCTTCGCCCTGGCCCAGGACGCCGGCACCCCCATCGTCCCCCTGGGCATCGGCGGGGCCTACACCATGCTCCCGCCCGGTAGCCTCCTGGTTCGGCCCTGCACCTACGTCATCGCCGTGGGCGCGCCGGTGGATCCGGCGGCCTACGACAACCGGGAGGAGCTCATGGCCGAGGTGCGCGCCCGGATCGCGAACCTGCGCGAACAGGCCCACGAACGGCTTTGACCGGGGGCCGGGCGCGGGGCCTGCCCCCTCGGAGCCCAGCCCGCGCCTGGAGGCCGCCGGAATCGGTCGGGACCGATCGAGGGGGTCGGAAGCGGGGTCAGGCGACGCCCAGCCGGGCCATCGCCACCTCCACCGGCTCGGCGTCGGGGTCCCACACGGGAAGCTCCGGCCACTGGTTCCGGAACCAGGTGCCCTGGCGCTTGGCGTAGGCCTGGGTGGCCTGGATGATGCGGGCCTCGGCGCCCCTGGGGGCATCCAGCCAGTCGAGGTAGCCCAGGGGCTTCAGGCGGCGCAGGTCCGCTTCCTGGCCCGCCTCCCGGACGGCCTCGGCCTCCCGGCGCCACCCGGCCCGGACCATGGCCCGGACTCGAGCTGCCACGCGGGCACGCTGGCGTTCGCGGCCCGGCAGGACGAGGATCGCCCGCCAGCCGGGAGGCACGCCCTGGATGACGCCGGACAGAAGCCTGGACGGGCGTTGTCCGGTGGCCAGGTGCAGGGCCAGGGCCCGCTGGATGCGGGACCGGTCGTTGGGGTGGAGGTCGGCGGCCCGGGCCGGGTCCACCGCGGCCAGGTACCGGTGGAGGACGGGGCCCCCCAGGGCCTCGGCCCAGGCCCGCACCCGCAGGGTGAGGGCCGGAGGCACTTCGGGCAGGTCCGTCAGCTGGTTCCAGATCCCCCGCAGGTAGAGGCCGGAGCCGGTCACGAGGACGGGGGCGGGGCCTTCCTCCAGCCACGCGCGCACCTGGGCGCCGAAGCCGGCGGGGTTCACCTCGGTGGCCAGGTCCAGGCACCCGTAGCCCCGGTGGGGCACGCCGTGCCGCTCGGCCTCCGTGGGCTGGCCGGTGCCGATGGCCAGGCCCGCGTAGGCCTGGAAGGGATCCCCGTTCACGACCGCGCCCCCGGTCCGGGCCGCGACCGCCACGGCCAGGGCGGACTTGCCGGAGGC
Encoded here:
- a CDS encoding hemerythrin domain-containing protein, with protein sequence MPLDPTPTLDTLASASPAALRHLIRLGLDPLQDGSLTLAEACAPLGLDPEATARDLAAHPPQPRRDWTHAPLTELIEHIVTHHHAFTRDELVRIQKLVDRALAVPGPGQVTLIKVKVHIAALTRDLVAHFQMEERNLFPAIRAIEHGAEPPLSLSTPTEQARTITAEHEVAEELFHTIRMLTGDYAIPAEAGRDYRLICLALRNLEEDLHLHLFLENHILFPRSLPR
- a CDS encoding lysophospholipid acyltransferase family protein; translation: MRGWKSSWPWRVVVTAWGLVTLPLAAVAIILGAAFLGPKRSFWTFAPLWSRSVFGFFGMHNVVLGWEALPEEIREQRQPVVFMANHESILDPPVLMGALPIPAVYISKKELKWMVPVGWAAAMGGTIFIDRSNREKAVASIAEAARQIRGGKSVVIFPEGTRTRTGDLLPFKKGGFALAQDAGTPIVPLGIGGAYTMLPPGSLLVRPCTYVIAVGAPVDPAAYDNREELMAEVRARIANLREQAHERL
- the miaA gene encoding tRNA (adenosine(37)-N6)-dimethylallyltransferase MiaA is translated as MAEAPGPIAILGPTASGKSALAVAVAARTGGAVVNGDPFQAYAGLAIGTGQPTEAERHGVPHRGYGCLDLATEVNPAGFGAQVRAWLEEGPAPVLVTGSGLYLRGIWNQLTDLPEVPPALTLRVRAWAEALGGPVLHRYLAAVDPARAADLHPNDRSRIQRALALHLATGQRPSRLLSGVIQGVPPGWRAILVLPGRERQRARVAARVRAMVRAGWRREAEAVREAGQEADLRRLKPLGYLDWLDAPRGAEARIIQATQAYAKRQGTWFRNQWPELPVWDPDAEPVEVAMARLGVA